GCTTTCTAACTTTTTCCTTCTTGCTTCATACTCTTTTAACCTCTTGGTGTACCTTTTATACAGGTTTAAAAGTTCGTCTGCTATCTTTTCAAACTTGGAATACTTGAGTTTCATATCCTTTAATACTCTGTTCATCTTGGCATGTTTCTCAAGATACTTCCTTTTGTCTTCTGGTGTTTGATATTTAAGGTAAAGCTCCCTCCAGACAAGCGCTTCTTTGTATGCCTTTGCAAGCTCAAGACCCTTTTCAATGAAGTATCTTTCAAGGTGTTCGTGGCTCTCCTCATACTCCTCCACCGTTTTGCTCTCATCCATTGTATCCATCAGGTCCGTAGCTTTTATCTTTCCGTTGCAAACATTTCCCCACTCTCTCAACACCCGGTCAATAAGAAAGGAAGTTCTCAAAAGCCCTCGCCTCATGATCTTCCTCCCCATCTCTATCTGTTTTGCGTACATGATCTCCTCTTCCCTACTCAGAAGGGGTATCCTTCCCATCTCTCTAAGATAAAGTTTTACCGGGTCGCCATCTCTTGCGGTCAGAAGGAGGTTTTCCGTTGACACAGTAAACTCGTCGCCATGCTCCAGCTCCTCTGTTATTTCTTCACTCTCTATGATCCTTACGCCCCTTTCCTGAAGGAAGTCCATGATCTCTTCGTATGCTTCTGAATCAACAACATCTTCCCCTAAAGCTTCGTTAATCTCGTCATAGGTTACATACCCTTTCTCACCGAGTTCCATGAGCTTTTTTATGTTGTCCTTACTCAGCATACCTTACCTCCTTCATAAATTTTTATAATATAGTTCCCTTGAGATCATTGGCAACGAGCGTAGCTTACCTGACATGTAAAAAGTCCTCAACGGACCTCTTTGGTACTCTGATGGGTTCTTCTGCTGGATATCCTATGGTAAGTATGGAGACAGGCTTCCAAGATCCCGGTACGCCAAGAAACTGCTTCAATCCATTTTCGTCAAAGGCACCTACCCAGCATGTGCCCAAACCCATCGCAGTTGCTGCAAGTTGAGCATAGGCACAGGCTATGGTGGCATCTTGAAGGCTGTAGAGTTCCAGACCTCTCCTGCCATACTTCCACACATTCCTCTCTGGGTTGGCAAAGAATAGAAGGATAGCAGGAGCCT
The DNA window shown above is from Hydrogenobacter thermophilus TK-6 and carries:
- a CDS encoding nitroreductase family protein, with protein sequence MEFFEVIKNRHSVRSYRKDPVEKEKIQWILKAASMAPSAGNLQAFEVVLVSDEKKKAQVARFALNQWFIAEAPAILLFFANPERNVWKYGRRGLELYSLQDATIACAYAQLAATAMGLGTCWVGAFDENGLKQFLGVPGSWKPVSILTIGYPAEEPIRVPKRSVEDFLHVR